One genomic window of bacterium includes the following:
- the gltX gene encoding glutamate--tRNA ligase, translated as MTITRFAPSPTGTPESVHLGFVIRALWSYAWAKKNNGKFILRIEDTDQVRSRKDTETAIIDILSDFGIKYDELFRQSDRIARYQEVARKLAEIGAAYYDFDSEKRTKEEIKSSYSHAIKKEDNEEVAEEFMKLKEKPQARKFADKFKSENNWQEYLKLCDEKIKNGESFVIRPMIPYSGKVSWEDVILKKKVEFDFKEIQDLVLLKSDGFPTYHLAVVVDDSDMQVTDVMRGFEWLSTTPIHLFLYDSLNLTRPNFWHFPVIMDPRTGKKFSKRDLEGMFGVMPWLKSGYLKEALLNYLMLLGWAPKAIKNEAGVDVYPEIFNLEEFVKQFDVDGIQKANPTFDQKKIDWFQGVYIRKLTIEELKSEIKNYVTKFEPENIDLFTPSVSQNRDIKIFDEKLKLLQERTTLLQDFVEELKLFETNPDYTKLNLKEIKGLENKDKAWFEKYLQIIEKDILDFSLSKEDWVAKVKKVAEENGDKAQDIFMLLRVILWGKQFSPPFPETMWLIGEEKCKERVKQFKMLPL; from the coding sequence ATGACAATCACTCGTTTCGCACCATCACCTACTGGAACTCCTGAATCAGTCCACTTAGGATTTGTCATCCGAGCTTTATGGAGTTATGCTTGGGCAAAGAAAAACAATGGTAAATTTATATTGAGAATTGAAGATACTGATCAGGTTCGTTCAAGAAAAGATACAGAAACTGCAATTATAGATATTTTGAGTGATTTCGGAATTAAGTATGATGAATTGTTTCGTCAGTCAGATAGAATTGCAAGGTATCAGGAAGTTGCAAGAAAGTTAGCTGAAATTGGAGCTGCATACTATGACTTTGATTCTGAGAAAAGAACTAAAGAAGAAATAAAATCTAGCTATTCTCATGCGATTAAAAAAGAAGATAATGAAGAAGTTGCTGAGGAATTTATGAAACTAAAAGAAAAACCTCAAGCAAGAAAATTTGCAGATAAATTTAAATCTGAAAATAATTGGCAGGAATATCTCAAACTTTGTGATGAGAAAATTAAAAATGGTGAATCTTTTGTAATTCGTCCAATGATTCCCTACTCTGGAAAAGTTAGTTGGGAAGATGTGATTTTGAAAAAGAAAGTTGAATTTGATTTCAAAGAAATTCAAGATTTAGTTTTACTCAAGTCAGATGGGTTTCCGACTTATCATCTTGCTGTTGTGGTTGATGATAGTGATATGCAAGTTACTGATGTGATGCGTGGTTTTGAATGGCTCTCAACTACTCCTATTCATTTGTTTCTTTATGACAGCTTAAACCTAACAAGACCAAACTTTTGGCATTTTCCAGTTATAATGGATCCAAGAACTGGCAAGAAATTTAGCAAACGTGATTTAGAAGGAATGTTTGGAGTTATGCCATGGTTGAAAAGTGGTTATTTGAAAGAAGCATTGTTAAATTATCTAATGTTGCTAGGTTGGGCACCTAAAGCTATAAAGAATGAAGCTGGAGTTGATGTTTATCCTGAAATATTTAATTTAGAAGAGTTTGTCAAGCAATTTGATGTAGATGGAATTCAAAAAGCAAATCCTACATTTGATCAAAAGAAAATTGATTGGTTTCAAGGAGTTTATATTCGAAAATTGACAATTGAAGAACTTAAAAGTGAGATCAAAAATTACGTCACAAAATTTGAACCTGAGAATATAGATCTTTTCACCCCTTCAGTCTCGCAAAATCGAGACATTAAAATTTTTGATGAAAAGCTTAAATTATTACAAGAAAGAACTACTTTACTTCAAGATTTTGTAGAAGAGTTAAAACTATTTGAAACTAATCCAGATTATACTAAGCTAAATTTGAAAGAAATAAAAGGTTTAGAAAATAAAGATAAAGCTTGGTTTGAGAAATATTTGCAAATTATAGAAAAAGATATTTTGGATTTTAGTTTGAGTAAAGAAGATTGGGTTGCGAAAGTAAAAAAAGTCGCAGAAGAAAATGGAGACAAAGCGCAAGATATATTTATGTTACTTCGAGTAATTCTTTGGGGAAAACAATTTTCACCACCTTTTCCTGAGACTATGTGGTTGATTGGGGAGGAGAAGTGTAAGGAAAGGGTCAAGCAGTTTAAAATGTTGCCGTTGTAA
- a CDS encoding tRNA uridine(34) 5-carboxymethylaminomethyl modification radical SAM/GNAT enzyme Elp3, whose product MSLLEKNELDTASYIKIVRKYSRDGNSTFSKDDILKEIDVLLRVKGEYCFLGEAGERSEPEGVLKNELESLKSAIKLKPMRTESGVTTVTVLTKPYACPGQCIFCPNDVRMPKSYIATEPGAQRALMFRFSPYAQVWNRLKALQNIGHPTDKVEMLVLGGTWTSYKEDYKLWFTYNLFKAMNDFGDGICDERLMTKQDISEIFENDFNDDIRKNYSFTWEGVQQSRTEGVNSLIDKSKTNFIEYNKLLQTQEFKAWEKENVVAGDFMNSPTWEILFEEQNRNSKGKCRCVGLVFETRPDRITQKEVLTLRKLGATKVQLGIQILNDEISSLNKRGENIEDAMKAFELLRLWGFKIHVHMMPNLLGATPKLDLESYKLLVNDPHFLPDEIKIYPTSLIANTELENEYKAGNWRPYETQELVELIAQMIAETPEYVRLTRIIRDIPSQEIEAGNKLTNLRQVVEKYMQDNDMQDQNIRAREIKQEKVTFVDLELKIVEYQTTISKELFLEYVKPPLKKGGKGDFIAGFLRLSLPIDNISAMIREIHVYGPSLEISKDSSGDAQHLGLGTKLIEKAKKIAKDLGYNSLKVISAIGTREYYAKRGFEMTEDGLYQLTKLKVNF is encoded by the coding sequence TTGAGCCTACTTGAGAAAAACGAACTAGATACTGCGAGTTATATCAAAATAGTTAGAAAATATAGTCGAGATGGAAATTCAACATTCAGCAAAGATGACATATTGAAAGAAATTGATGTATTGCTAAGGGTAAAAGGTGAATATTGCTTCCTTGGGGAAGCTGGCGAGCGAAGCGAACCTGAAGGGGTTTTGAAAAACGAATTAGAATCTCTCAAATCTGCAATCAAACTCAAACCAATGCGAACTGAATCAGGAGTTACTACAGTTACGGTTCTGACTAAACCTTATGCTTGCCCTGGACAATGTATATTTTGTCCAAATGATGTTCGGATGCCAAAAAGTTATATCGCAACTGAACCTGGAGCTCAAAGAGCTCTGATGTTCAGGTTTTCTCCATACGCTCAAGTTTGGAATAGACTTAAAGCTTTGCAAAATATAGGTCATCCAACCGACAAAGTCGAAATGCTTGTACTTGGTGGAACTTGGACGAGTTATAAAGAAGATTATAAACTATGGTTTACTTACAATCTTTTCAAGGCTATGAATGATTTTGGAGATGGAATTTGTGATGAGAGGTTAATGACAAAGCAAGATATAAGTGAGATATTTGAAAATGATTTTAATGATGATATTAGGAAAAATTACTCCTTCACATGGGAAGGTGTCCAGCAAAGCAGGACAGAAGGGGTTAACTCTTTAATTGATAAAAGTAAAACTAATTTTATTGAATACAACAAACTTCTCCAAACTCAAGAATTTAAGGCGTGGGAAAAAGAAAATGTTGTTGCAGGAGATTTTATGAATTCTCCTACATGGGAAATTTTGTTTGAAGAACAAAATCGAAATTCGAAAGGTAAATGTAGATGCGTGGGTTTAGTTTTTGAAACTAGACCAGATAGAATTACACAAAAAGAAGTTTTGACTTTACGAAAACTTGGTGCTACAAAAGTTCAACTAGGAATTCAGATCCTAAATGATGAAATTTCAAGTTTGAATAAACGAGGTGAGAATATTGAAGATGCTATGAAAGCTTTTGAATTACTTCGACTTTGGGGCTTTAAAATTCATGTTCATATGATGCCAAATTTACTTGGTGCAACTCCAAAGCTAGACTTGGAAAGTTATAAGTTACTCGTTAATGATCCTCACTTTCTTCCAGATGAAATAAAAATTTACCCAACAAGTTTGATTGCAAATACTGAACTTGAGAATGAGTATAAAGCCGGAAACTGGAGACCTTATGAAACTCAAGAATTGGTTGAATTAATCGCTCAAATGATTGCAGAAACTCCAGAATATGTAAGGTTAACTCGTATTATTCGAGATATACCAAGTCAAGAAATTGAAGCTGGAAATAAACTTACTAACTTAAGACAAGTCGTTGAGAAGTATATGCAAGATAATGATATGCAAGATCAAAATATCAGAGCAAGAGAAATTAAACAGGAAAAAGTAACTTTTGTCGATTTGGAATTGAAAATAGTTGAATATCAAACTACAATTTCAAAAGAATTGTTTTTGGAATATGTAAAGCCCCCATTGAAAAAGGGGGGCAAGGGGGATTTTATTGCTGGGTTTTTAAGATTGAGTTTGCCTATTGATAATATTTCTGCCATGATTCGAGAAATTCATGTTTATGGTCCAAGTTTGGAAATTAGCAAAGATAGTTCTGGCGATGCTCAGCATCTTGGACTTGGGACTAAGTTGATTGAAAAAGCAAAAAAAATTGCGAAAGATTTGGGTTATAATAGCTTGAAAGTAATTTCAGCGATTGGAACTAGAGAATATTATGCCAAAAGAGGTTTTGAAATGACGGAAGATGGACTTTATCAATTGACAAAACTAAAAGTTAATTTCTAA
- a CDS encoding site-specific integrase gives MNPPESLITKFIEILKVKRYSPNTIRAYSSYIKDFLKYFANKEINSISESDVLQYICYKINEQNISQSAQKGIISSIKLFYKYVLKLEIQIDYIYPDRRVYKLPFVLSEEDIKKIIQSIKNIKHRAIVSLIYSAGLRVSELVKMEIADIDSKRMTILIRGGKGNRDREVMLSSNILLLLRKYYVKYQPKKYIFEGRSGEMYNVRSVQEVFKNALLSSEVNKPASVHTLRHCFATHLIENGIDIRVVQELLGHKNIKTTQIYTHITDAHKRKIQSPIDRLEINF, from the coding sequence ATGAATCCGCCAGAGTCACTAATCACGAAGTTCATCGAAATATTGAAGGTAAAGAGATACTCGCCAAATACTATTCGTGCTTATTCTTCCTATATCAAAGACTTCCTCAAATATTTTGCAAACAAAGAAATTAATAGCATTTCCGAAAGTGACGTATTACAATATATTTGCTACAAAATTAATGAACAGAATATTTCTCAGTCTGCACAGAAGGGTATCATTAGCTCAATAAAATTATTTTATAAATATGTACTTAAACTGGAAATTCAAATTGATTATATTTATCCAGATAGACGAGTTTATAAATTGCCATTTGTTTTATCAGAGGAAGATATCAAGAAGATCATACAAAGCATCAAAAATATAAAACATCGGGCAATAGTTTCCCTGATTTATAGTGCAGGATTACGAGTATCAGAACTAGTGAAGATGGAAATAGCGGATATTGATTCCAAAAGGATGACAATATTGATTCGTGGAGGGAAAGGTAATAGAGATAGAGAAGTTATGTTATCTTCGAACATCTTATTATTGCTTCGAAAGTATTATGTAAAATATCAACCTAAGAAATATATTTTTGAGGGAAGAAGTGGTGAAATGTATAATGTAAGAAGTGTACAAGAAGTTTTTAAAAATGCATTATTGAGTTCCGAAGTAAATAAGCCTGCGAGCGTTCATACTCTTAGGCACTGCTTTGCAACGCATTTGATAGAAAATGGTATAGATATCCGGGTGGTTCAGGAGTTATTGGGTCATAAAAATATAAAAACTACACAAATATATACACATATTACTGATGCTCATAAAAGGAAAATTCAAAGTCCAATTGATAGGTTAGAAATTAACTTTTAG
- a CDS encoding CPBP family intramembrane metalloprotease — protein sequence MKQEFSFFKDFFVNIFRPKNLMHNVEFSSMSEKLLKFSGTFFLGQFITFFVAVFQLTALAIIAFIANFEFQNQLSIRNDIFGDPSRLLNDIIILLLGLLFIVIIAPIFEELIFRLHLKNDKTQQAISFALFVSYFLIPITGGFLFKRYTSLSQTNISIIILLVGILTFLFLFVFLKYIFFDLKFVNSFITNLYTKYFFVPFYLSVIIFGLIHILNYKPMPWYLYLFIPIITLTQLWLGYLFGYIRMRYGMIYSIVAHVLHNFAIVIVIGTLVAFLELLIT from the coding sequence ATGAAACAAGAATTCAGTTTTTTTAAGGATTTTTTTGTCAATATATTTAGACCGAAGAATTTAATGCATAATGTAGAATTCAGTTCTATGTCTGAAAAGTTATTGAAATTTTCAGGCACATTTTTCTTGGGGCAGTTTATTACGTTTTTTGTTGCAGTGTTTCAACTAACAGCCTTGGCAATTATAGCTTTTATAGCGAACTTTGAATTTCAAAATCAGTTATCTATTCGAAATGATATTTTTGGTGATCCTAGCCGACTTTTAAACGACATAATAATTCTTTTGTTAGGATTATTGTTTATTGTAATTATTGCTCCAATTTTTGAGGAATTAATCTTTAGGCTACATCTGAAAAATGATAAAACTCAACAAGCAATTTCATTTGCATTATTTGTTAGTTACTTTTTAATACCTATTACAGGTGGGTTTCTCTTCAAAAGATATACTTCATTAAGTCAAACAAACATAAGTATAATAATCTTATTAGTAGGCATATTAACATTTTTGTTTTTATTTGTTTTTTTAAAGTACATTTTTTTTGATCTTAAATTTGTAAATTCATTTATTACAAATTTGTATACAAAGTATTTCTTTGTGCCTTTTTATTTGTCGGTGATAATATTTGGGCTTATACATATTTTGAATTATAAGCCAATGCCATGGTATTTATATTTGTTTATACCGATAATTACTTTGACGCAGCTGTGGTTAGGATATTTATTTGGATACATCAGAATGAGATATGGAATGATTTATTCAATCGTAGCTCATGTGCTACACAATTTTGCAATTGTAATTGTAATTGGCACATTGGTGGCATTTTTGGAGCTACTAATTACTTGA
- a CDS encoding RNA methyltransferase yields the protein MKKIEVILDNIRSLYNVGSVFRTSDGLGISKLYLCGITATPEHPKLAKTSLGAEKSVSWEYHKDVLELVNNLKSAEKRIISIETGESAVELNKFQFRDDDVLVFGHEVDGVNKEVLKLSNYIVKISMQGMKESFNVGSSFAIVAYVAMKN from the coding sequence ATGAAGAAAATTGAAGTAATTCTTGATAACATAAGATCTCTTTATAATGTTGGGTCAGTATTTCGAACCAGCGATGGGCTGGGAATTTCAAAGCTTTATCTTTGTGGAATTACTGCAACTCCAGAACATCCAAAGTTAGCAAAAACTTCACTTGGTGCAGAAAAATCTGTAAGTTGGGAATATCATAAAGATGTGCTTGAATTAGTTAATAATTTAAAGTCAGCAGAAAAAAGAATTATTAGTATAGAAACTGGAGAAAGTGCAGTTGAACTTAATAAGTTTCAGTTTAGGGATGATGATGTTTTGGTCTTTGGTCACGAAGTAGATGGTGTGAATAAAGAAGTTTTAAAGTTATCCAATTATATAGTGAAAATTTCAATGCAAGGTATGAAAGAAAGTTTCAATGTAGGAAGTAGCTTTGCAATTGTTGCGTATGTTGCGATGAAAAATTAG
- a CDS encoding class I SAM-dependent methyltransferase, with protein MKNNLYLNPKSAKEFSDSRYAPWQGWYELMPYFNIIQADDTSKPLPTFSHLPQGMNKNILDIGSGNGRFLNFLIDNNISFENYTGIDYSDTLLEISKEKFNLPNVKFLKQDFTSESWEILQDQKFDIKVGFGVTHHLESETARDNFFKNIKNHSKNGTLLILSFWEFWKIPRLMKKAIEISPNLYKLAFGNNEAERICYKWEEEDIEKYFVVNNFQIEKEFEMDWNRYFILSSITS; from the coding sequence ATGAAAAATAATTTGTATTTAAATCCAAAATCAGCAAAAGAATTTTCAGATAGCCGTTATGCACCATGGCAAGGTTGGTATGAATTGATGCCTTATTTTAACATAATTCAAGCAGATGATACTTCAAAACCCCTTCCGACTTTCAGCCACCTTCCACAAGGAATGAATAAAAATATACTAGACATTGGATCTGGAAACGGTAGATTTCTGAACTTTTTGATTGATAATAATATTAGTTTTGAGAATTATACAGGAATTGATTATTCTGACACTTTGCTTGAGATTTCAAAAGAAAAATTTAATTTACCAAATGTTAAATTTCTTAAACAAGATTTCACTTCGGAAAGTTGGGAAATATTGCAAGATCAGAAGTTTGATATCAAAGTTGGTTTTGGAGTTACACATCATTTAGAAAGTGAAACAGCGAGGGACAATTTCTTCAAAAATATCAAAAATCATTCAAAAAATGGCACATTACTTATACTTAGTTTTTGGGAGTTTTGGAAAATACCTAGACTTATGAAAAAAGCAATTGAAATAAGTCCAAATCTATATAAACTGGCTTTTGGAAATAATGAAGCTGAAAGGATTTGTTACAAGTGGGAAGAGGAAGATATCGAGAAATACTTTGTAGTAAATAATTTTCAAATTGAGAAAGAGTTTGAAATGGATTGGAATAGATACTTTATTTTAAGTAGTATTACTTCTTGA
- a CDS encoding amino acid racemase yields MKTVGIIGGLGPETTSEFYLDVVFSCQKKDKTHRPSIIIASVPLPYKIEEEAIAKNIGFERIPPFLIEEAKRLEKAGADFIVMPCNSLHVFIKEIRDAVDTPVLSIVEETVKFLKRNNLNKVGIVSTSATIKNKLYENAFAENKIGYETPDDFQQAKMGKFILNLVTGMQNNRDRDELIQIISDFEKKNVDCVVLACTDLQLLIPQHPSLKIFDTMKIFADATVEELLK; encoded by the coding sequence ATGAAAACAGTAGGAATAATTGGAGGTCTTGGACCAGAAACAACATCGGAATTTTACCTAGATGTAGTTTTTTCGTGCCAGAAAAAAGACAAAACTCATAGGCCTTCAATCATAATCGCCAGCGTCCCTTTGCCATACAAAATTGAAGAAGAAGCTATTGCTAAAAACATTGGATTTGAAAGAATACCTCCTTTTTTAATTGAAGAGGCAAAAAGACTAGAAAAAGCTGGTGCTGATTTTATTGTTATGCCGTGTAATTCTTTGCATGTTTTTATCAAAGAGATCAGGGACGCTGTCGATACTCCTGTTTTAAGTATCGTGGAAGAAACGGTAAAATTCCTCAAGAGAAATAATTTGAATAAAGTAGGCATTGTTTCTACTTCTGCGACGATTAAGAATAAATTATACGAGAATGCCTTCGCTGAGAATAAAATTGGTTACGAAACTCCAGACGATTTTCAACAAGCGAAAATGGGTAAATTTATTCTTAATCTTGTTACTGGAATGCAGAATAACAGAGATAGAGATGAACTTATTCAAATTATTTCTGATTTTGAAAAGAAAAATGTTGATTGTGTCGTGTTGGCATGCACAGACCTCCAATTATTAATCCCTCAACATCCATCCTTAAAGATATTCGACACAATGAAAATATTTGCCGATGCAACTGTTGAGGAATTATTAAAATAA
- a CDS encoding ATP-grasp domain-containing protein produces the protein MNIDTFIKQNNYHVFYLCNDPERGLGLNFISDNFHIVCIDHTDVFEKLDLEYPGQHFCLEKFTKNYNSIYRSTNELLNNSDSMDFIDSFDGEKYIQVFKVSPQIENRCKDLNLRLLNNSAKLSQYFEDKFNLTDVLTNANLDDFIPNTYLTDISQVSYENSKHIVVQLNRGHTGDGTWIIKSNHDLEEIKEKLFHAEVKVTEFLEGIPVNANGIVTRNGTYVGGLNRQIQDNTNKIAPHPGVTLGNSYDLSFLNSETKSNIISLIQKLGDFMSTKGYKGFFGIDLMILPPMNILNDNEGAGLIKIIEINARQTANVGFFNELQFRNNISPTLSELNLASFFNINTSGDVDNYNNINFSNFEAGQIIIRNYLGRSINYSDLKLDKEFDKFKIHKRNDNHIIKEEQEIFRMQSFSENPLNENGDIRNNLFDYIANKLELIN, from the coding sequence TTGAATATTGACACTTTCATAAAACAAAATAATTATCATGTTTTTTATCTTTGCAATGACCCTGAACGAGGTTTGGGTTTGAACTTCATTAGTGATAATTTTCATATTGTTTGTATCGATCATACAGATGTTTTTGAGAAACTTGATTTAGAATATCCAGGTCAACATTTTTGCTTAGAAAAGTTTACAAAGAATTATAATTCAATTTACAGAAGCACAAATGAACTTTTGAACAATTCTGATTCAATGGACTTTATAGATAGTTTTGACGGAGAAAAATACATTCAAGTCTTCAAAGTTTCACCTCAAATTGAAAACAGATGCAAAGATCTAAATTTGAGATTATTGAATAATTCTGCAAAACTTAGCCAATACTTTGAGGATAAGTTTAATTTGACAGATGTTTTGACAAATGCAAACTTAGATGATTTCATTCCGAATACTTACTTGACTGACATTTCTCAAGTTAGTTATGAAAATTCTAAACATATCGTTGTTCAACTAAATCGTGGCCATACTGGTGATGGCACTTGGATAATAAAGTCAAATCATGATTTGGAAGAAATTAAGGAGAAACTATTTCATGCCGAGGTGAAGGTTACTGAATTTTTAGAAGGCATCCCAGTTAATGCGAATGGCATTGTGACTCGGAATGGAACATATGTTGGAGGTTTAAATCGTCAAATTCAAGATAATACCAATAAAATCGCACCGCATCCCGGAGTTACTTTAGGAAATAGTTATGATTTAAGTTTTTTAAATAGTGAAACTAAAAGTAATATAATAAGTTTAATTCAGAAATTAGGAGATTTCATGTCTACGAAAGGTTACAAAGGATTTTTTGGAATTGACCTCATGATCCTTCCTCCTATGAATATACTGAATGATAATGAAGGGGCAGGTTTAATTAAAATTATTGAAATAAATGCAAGACAAACAGCAAATGTTGGATTTTTCAATGAGTTGCAATTTAGAAATAATATAAGTCCAACTTTGTCGGAACTAAATCTTGCTAGTTTTTTCAATATCAATACTTCTGGAGATGTTGATAATTATAACAATATAAACTTTTCAAATTTTGAAGCTGGACAAATTATAATCAGAAATTATTTAGGTAGAAGTATAAATTATTCTGATTTGAAGTTAGACAAAGAATTTGATAAATTCAAAATTCACAAAAGAAACGATAATCACATTATAAAAGAAGAACAGGAGATATTTCGAATGCAAAGTTTTTCTGAAAATCCACTAAATGAAAACGGGGACATTCGAAATAATTTGTTTGATTATATTGCAAATAAATTGGAGCTAATAAACTAA
- a CDS encoding PLDc N-terminal domain-containing protein has protein sequence MKKILTLSTIILTLFIPVVSARTLNTEDTVGILFFAAYCIFIIAMLIFQIVVCLWVYRDAKKRMPENATLWLIAVLVGNIFGFIVYLIIRKDHPVIINPSSTETIA, from the coding sequence ATGAAAAAAATACTTACTCTTTCAACAATAATACTTACACTTTTCATTCCGGTTGTCTCAGCACGAACTTTAAATACTGAAGATACTGTTGGGATACTCTTTTTTGCTGCTTATTGTATATTTATAATCGCTATGCTAATTTTTCAAATTGTAGTTTGCTTGTGGGTATATAGAGACGCGAAAAAGCGTATGCCAGAAAATGCTACACTTTGGCTAATAGCTGTTTTGGTAGGAAATATTTTTGGATTCATAGTTTACTTAATAATTAGAAAAGATCATCCAGTTATCATAAATCCGTCATCAACTGAAACAATAGCTTAA
- a CDS encoding response regulator transcription factor gives MKILYAEDEVKINMLVEEALQKEGYTVDACMDGEKAYKLFWQNDYNLVILDLMMPGLTGSEVMRKIREKNKKVPILALTALSDLETVTENLDSGFDDYLVKPFKIEELKSRIRALLRRSTSGETILSHQGLTLDPVNKIVKLDNDEIELTSKEYKILELLLRHKGKYFNQQELIDNIWDISADIASNSVAVHIKNLKRKVERKKDKIEIITSSRGFGYKIG, from the coding sequence ATGAAAATACTTTATGCAGAAGATGAAGTCAAAATAAATATGTTGGTTGAAGAAGCACTTCAAAAAGAAGGTTATACAGTCGATGCTTGTATGGATGGAGAAAAGGCATACAAGTTATTTTGGCAAAATGATTATAACTTGGTGATTTTAGACTTAATGATGCCAGGGCTTACAGGCAGTGAAGTTATGAGGAAAATAAGAGAAAAGAACAAAAAGGTTCCTATATTGGCTTTAACTGCATTGAGTGATCTTGAGACAGTAACAGAAAATCTTGACAGTGGCTTTGATGATTATTTAGTGAAACCATTCAAAATTGAGGAACTAAAATCTCGTATTCGTGCTTTACTTAGAAGAAGTACAAGTGGTGAGACTATTTTGTCTCATCAAGGCTTGACTCTTGATCCGGTCAATAAAATTGTAAAACTTGATAATGATGAAATTGAACTAACCAGCAAAGAGTACAAAATCTTAGAATTACTTCTCAGACACAAAGGCAAGTACTTCAATCAGCAAGAACTGATAGATAATATTTGGGATATCAGTGCAGATATTGCAAGTAATTCTGTTGCTGTACATATAAAGAACTTAAAAAGGAAGGTTGAAAGAAAAAAAGACAAAATCGAAATCATTACATCTAGTAGAGGATTTGGTTATAAAATTGGTTAA
- a CDS encoding Ltp family lipoprotein, with product MENSNEQSQGQTIKCPSCKEAIQLGAKKCKHCGADLRNWFVRHKVITGILIIIGIGIIGSAMGGNETKNTSDSSSTTNNVQEAKSTADVKAEADTKVAESVPAEYKSALSQAETYANTMHLSKQGVYDQLVSEYGGKFPKEAAQYAIDNVKADWNANALSQAKTYRDTMHLSTAAVRDQLISEYGAKFTKVEADYAIQHLND from the coding sequence ATGGAAAACTCCAACGAACAGTCGCAAGGACAGACCATAAAGTGTCCTTCGTGCAAAGAAGCTATTCAGCTTGGCGCAAAGAAATGCAAACATTGTGGCGCAGATTTGAGAAATTGGTTTGTTAGGCACAAAGTCATAACTGGTATACTGATTATTATTGGAATTGGAATTATTGGAAGCGCTATGGGTGGCAATGAAACAAAAAATACTTCTGACAGCTCGTCCACCACTAACAATGTACAAGAGGCTAAGTCTACTGCAGATGTAAAAGCTGAAGCAGACACTAAAGTAGCAGAAAGCGTGCCAGCTGAATATAAATCTGCTTTGAGCCAAGCAGAAACTTATGCCAACACAATGCACTTGTCAAAGCAGGGCGTCTACGATCAGCTTGTTTCAGAGTATGGTGGAAAGTTTCCAAAAGAAGCCGCACAATATGCAATTGATAATGTAAAAGCTGATTGGAACGCAAATGCGCTTTCTCAAGCAAAAACTTACCGAGATACTATGCACTTATCGACAGCAGCAGTTCGTGACCAGCTCATTTCAGAATATGGAGCAAAGTTTACAAAAGTAGAGGCAGACTATGCCATTCAGCATCTCAATGATTAG
- a CDS encoding ATP-dependent Clp protease proteolytic subunit, with protein sequence MSTVLIPNVIEKSREGERVYDIYSRLLKDRIVFVGGEIEDTMANSIIAQLLFLEKEAPNKDIFMYVNSPGGHIHSGLAIIDAMNLVKCDVATVGMGMCASMGSVILTAGKKGKRHMLPNAEVMIHQPIGGAEGQASDIEIAAKHIIQTKKKLVDFYVKQTGQKAEKISQDIDRDFWMNAEEAVKYGIVDKIVEIK encoded by the coding sequence ATGTCAACAGTACTCATACCAAATGTAATTGAAAAATCACGAGAAGGCGAGCGAGTTTATGATATTTATTCAAGACTTCTCAAAGATAGAATCGTGTTTGTAGGTGGCGAAATTGAAGATACTATGGCGAATTCTATAATAGCTCAATTACTTTTTCTAGAAAAAGAAGCACCAAACAAAGATATTTTTATGTATGTAAATTCACCAGGTGGTCATATACATTCTGGCCTTGCAATTATTGATGCTATGAATTTGGTCAAATGTGATGTTGCTACAGTAGGAATGGGAATGTGTGCAAGCATGGGTTCAGTTATACTAACTGCTGGGAAAAAAGGCAAAAGACACATGTTACCAAATGCAGAAGTTATGATACATCAACCCATTGGTGGTGCAGAAGGACAAGCAAGCGACATAGAAATCGCAGCTAAGCATATAATTCAAACCAAGAAAAAGTTAGTTGATTTTTATGTAAAACAAACCGGTCAAAAGGCGGAAAAAATTTCTCAAGATATTGATCGTGATTTTTGGATGAATGCAGAAGAAGCTGTGAAGTATGGAATTGTTGATAAGATAGTGGAAATTAAATAA